A single region of the Pseudochaenichthys georgianus unplaced genomic scaffold, fPseGeo1.2 scaffold_1550_arrow_ctg1, whole genome shotgun sequence genome encodes:
- the LOC117441184 gene encoding ankyrin repeat domain-containing protein 34A: MMGDGVPLQTEGNALLKAVFQGKLRLTRLLLEGGAYINEGNDRGETPVCAACLAAYEDPLARQRMVRYLLEKGADPNIPDKGGRTALIHACAEQAGREVVSLLLENGADPSLKDYSGSSALVHAINKGDRDTLQVLLDACKAKGKEVIIITSDTSPSGTKKTKQYLNAPPSPAIVDKLAPDCMSPSDVEIRTSSPAGDQDGIFSFALTTALPLPSARPPADKRPPPRKLLKRLNSEPWGLVAPSVLVPTGEGGLVAPSVLVPPRDGGLEDGGCSSTIFQMNGLSLTDPVRPRLSRRHSIETHDPCSPKLMDRSVSEDYAPLSGASWADKVQQHQILYRRNTAPETQENAGGPGGARALIHPKLTRMEHYESDTHLCPESSPGSPDSGRVSVDRRRFNASPLSLLSPRESLENIPSSVSPVLRRRGLLERRGSGTLLLDHISHTRPGFLPPLNINPQRPIPDIRANGKPISPVHAGPKILVPVAPASPKRGPDFKMKKKLMRRHSMQTEQMKQLSTFQEVLAERVLESSGD, encoded by the coding sequence ATGATGGGAGATGGAGTCCCCCTGCAGACGGAGGGGAACGCCCTCCTGAAGGCGGTGTTCCAGGGGAAGCTGCGTCTGACCCGCCTGCTGCTGGAAGGCGGCGCCTACATCAACGAGGGCAACGACCGCGGGGAGACCCCGGTTTGCGCCGCCTGCCTCGCGGCCTATGAGGACCCGCTGGCCCGGCAGAGGATGGTCCGCTACCTGCTGGAGAAGGGCGCCGACCCCAACATCCCGGACAAGGGTGGCCGCACGGCGCTGATCCACGCCTGCGCGGAGCAGGCAGGCCGGGAGGTCGTCTCGCTGCTGCTGGAGAACGGGGCGGACCCCAGCCTCAAGGACTACTCCGGCTCATCTGCTCTGGTCCATGCCATCAACAAGGGGGACCGGGACACCCTGCAGGTCCTGCTGGACGCCTGCAAGGCCAAAGGGAAGGAAGTGATAATCATCACCTCTGACACGTCTCCGTCCGGCACCAAGAAGACCAAGCAGTACTTGAACGCCCCACCCTCCCCTGCCATCGTGGACAAGCTGGCTCCAGACTGCATGTCCCCCTCCGACGTGGAGATCCGAACCTCCTCGCCGGCCGGAGACCAGGATGGGATCTTTAGCTTTGCGCTGACCACGGCTCTGCCGCTGCCCTCAGCCAGACCCCCGGCAGACAAGAGGCCGCCCCCCCGCAAGCTGCTGAAGAGGCTGAACTCGGAGCCCTGGGGTCTGGTGGCCCCCTCGGTGCTGGTTCCTACGGGGGAAGGGGGTCTGGTGGCCCCCTCAGTCCTGGTTCCTCCGAGGGACGGGGGTCTTGAGGATGGGGGCTGCAGCAGCACCATATTCCAGATGAACGGCTTGTCTCTAACAGACCCGGTCAGACCGCGGTTGTCCCGGCGACACAGCATCGAGACCCACGACCCCTGTTCCCCAAAACTGATGGACCGGTCCGTCTCGGAGGACTACGCCCCCCTCTCCGGGGCCTCCTGGGCCGACAAGGTCCAGCAGCACCAGATCCTGTACCGCAGGAACACGGCCCCGGAGACCCAGGAGAACgctgggggtccaggaggggccCGGGCTCTGATCCACCCCAAACTGACCCGCATGGAACACTACGAGTCCGACACCCACCTCTGTCCGGAGTCCAGTCCCGGGTCTCCGGACTCGGGCCGGGTGTCGGTGGATCGGCGGCGCTTCAATGCGTCCCCCTTGTCTCTGCTGTCCCCCAGGGAGTCACTGGAGAACATCCCCAGCTCCGTGTCCCCCGTCCTGCGCCGCCGGGGGCTCCTGGAGCGCCGGGGGTCCGGGACCCTCCTGCTGGACCACATCTCCCATACCAGGCCCGGCTTCCTGCCCCCCCTCAACATCAACCCTCAGAGACCCATCCCTGACATCCGGGCCAACGGAAAACCCATCTCCCCGGTCCACGCTGGGCCCAAGATTCTGGTCCCTGTGGCCCCCGCCTCCCCCAAACGGGGTCCAGACTTCAAGATGAAGAAGAAGCTGATGCGGAGGCACTCGATGCAGACCGAGCAGATGAAGCAGCTCTCCACCTTCCAGGAGGTCCTAGCGGAGAGGGTCCTTGAGTCCAGCGGGGACTGA